The genomic segment GGTTTGGAATACTGATGACCTAATTTGGGCTTGTAGTATTGGTTGAAAACGTCTGCCAAGGCATTAAATTGTTCAAGGCTTAAACCTGTGGCAGCCTTACATTTCTTGTCACTTTTAAGATTATGAAAAATACTTGCCATAGTTATATAAATTTGAAAGAATCACCAAGTAAAATTAGGTAATTCACTGATAATCACCAACCAAAAGGTCTAATAGTTTCGTAAGTAACGATAATGTTCAGTACGCTTGTGTGTTTGATGTCAACAGTTGAAATTTTGGTAATACCGCCATTTTTAGCAGCCGTTCTGATACTGGCATCAGCATCAAAAAACAGTACACCAAAATAACCCGTTGCTTTTGCGGTACCTACTTTGCTGCCTATGGTGTTGCTTGTTGCATTAACAGGCAAAGTCAGTGCGCAACCGGACATCACGGCAGCAGTGGCCAATAGGGATAAGATTGTTTTGATTGTTTTAAACATACTTTTGTTTAGGTTTATTTTCCTACTCATAAGGCTTTTCGGGTTCGCCCCGTTGTTTTAAGTGGTTTCTGGACTCCACTTTTGGGTAAGCGTGGGTGGTCAGTCCACATACAGACCATTATCTTTATTCGGGGAAATAAAATCTTCTCACTCCGTCGCTACCAGCAGCACTTTGGGGCACTCTCTGATGAAATAGCGGGCGGCGGCCAGCAGGATATCCTGTTTTTGCATCTGCTCTACAGTGGTCGGCAGTTCTTCTTCTGCTTGATGGCTTTCGGGGCTGCGGAGTTGTGCCACCAACTTGCCGACTGTTTTGTAGCAGATTTTATGTCCTGCCGCATCTAACGAACAGGCAAGGTAACTGCCGGGGTATGTCTGCCAAGAATAGCCTTTGTTCTCTGCCAAATGGATACAGACTTCATAGTTGCCGCTTTGGTCGGTGCTGTCTTTCACGCGGATGTAGGTAACATAGACTAATTCGTTGTTTTTACTCTCCGCATCGTAGCGACGGATTTTCAACTCAATGCGGTTGAGCTCGTCAAGGCGGGCTTCCACAAAATATATTTTGTCATCTACTGGCAACTGGCTCACAAAAGGCAACTCAAAATTACCGGCCAAGCGGATGGGTTGCAGCACTGCCAGAGCTGTTGCTGCCGAGTCTGCTGCGACCGGGGCGAGGTCTGCGGACAAGGACACTGCTGCCGAATCTGTCAGAACGGGGCTTTCTGCCGACATCTGCCTGATAAGGCCGCTGTCCCTGTCGGCTACTGCCGCCGAGTCTGTGGGGAGAGGGTTTTCCATGGGAATTTGCGCCGTTGCCTCCGCCAATTCGGCATTTGTGGCGGCGGCCTGTTGCCGTTGCTCCACAAGGGCGGTTACTACGCTGTCGCGTTGTGCCTGCCTTGTTGCCATCATTTGGTCAAGCATGAGGGCTTCTTCGGTTTCCAATTCTTCGCCGGCTTCGTGCTGCCCCAAGGCACGGTTGTAGTTCATGATAAAATATTCCACTGTGGCGGCAAGCACGGTGCTGCGATTGATTTGCCCCCATTCGGCAGAGAAATTTTCTACGGTTTCTTGCTCGGCGGCCTGTACCATCGCGCCATTGTCAAAATGGGTTGCTGTTTGCTGTTGCAGGTCAAAGGTGGTTTCCAAATAACTGTCGGGCAGGTTTACCCAATTGTTTTTCTTCTTTTGGGCACCGAAAATGGTGATGCGCCAGCGCCGCGGATGATTGAACACGGTAGCCATGCGCCCTTTATAAACAGTTGTACCCTGCTCGCGGCTTTTCAGTGCCTGAATGTGCAGCCAGTATCCCGAACTATCTTGTGCGGAGACAATTCGGTAGCGGTACGTAACCCCTGCGTAAGGGAACTCCCGCGTGAAGTCCTGCCCAAGGGCTGTGCCTGTACCGGCAAGCAGTAGGATAATCAATAGGATAAAGTTATACTTCATAGGTCAAGTTGATAAATCGCCACAGGGAATAAGCAAAATGCTTATGTGCAATTTTAACAACTTTAAACAACTGTTGTTGTCAGGCAATTTGGTTATATAATGGCTCTTCCTTCATATAAACAAGACAACCGCTTTTTTTGATAAAATTGCTTGTCGCACAATACTATTTCAACAAAAAATCACATCTTGCAAAAAACAAGCAAACATTCAATAAATTGCAAAAACCTGTGGCAAGCGCAAAAATTTCATTTCTGACTATGAAAAGTTATATTTTACCCACAGTCGCACTTTCTCTGCTGTTGTACTTTTTAAGCAGTACGGAGCTATGGGCACAAACCCCGCCCAAATTCCACCGCCTCACCACCGCCGACGGGCTGCCCAGCAATGGTATTACTGCCATATTTGAGGATAAAACAGGTTTTCTATGGATTGGTACGGACGCAGGGCTGGCACGCTACGACGGCAAAAATATGCAGATTTTTCAGCATCAGCCTGACAATAAAAATTCCATTGCCGACAATACTATCTACAAAATCACTCAGGACGGAAAAGGCAATATGTGGATATTAACCGGTACCCACTTGAACCAATATGACCCCGTTTTACAGCAGTGGAAATATTACCCTCGTCTCAGTCCTTATGGAATGCTGGAACAAGCCATTTTATTTGCTGACCACGATGGCAATATTTGGTGGCTTAAAAAAAATGAGGTGAGTAGAGACAGTGTATCCATTGCTTATGTTTACCAATCCTACCGCGTCAAAACGGGTGAAATAAAGGACTATGTTTGTCGTTTCAGCCTGCCCAAACAAGACACGAGCAAAAAACAAAACGTTTATCCGAACCTATTGGAGTACAAAGGAGAACTCTACGCTGCAGGGGGCTTTATGAAATACGACAAAGCCCGCGATACCTTCGTGCAAATCTATGCAGGCGAAGGACTGCCTTACAACTTACGTACCTTTGCCATGACCCACGATGAGTATGGCAATGTTTATTATTTTGGTGCAGAAAGAGGTCGTGAAATCTGGCACTATGACCTTAATAATCACAAAATACAATTAGTTGCCAATAGTCCTCTTCAAAAGGATATTCCTTTTCCAAACAGGCACTATATGCAGAGTGCAGGCACGACATTTGCCGCGCTGTATGATAACCTATCCCGCAGGATATGGCTGGCAAGTTTCGGCGGCTTGGTAGAAATAGACCTTGAAAAGAAGCGCCATTTTCTTCATACCCCTAACGATTTTGATAATTTTTCTCTTCCCAACCCCCAAGTTGTTGCTTTGTTCCGCGATACGAACGGGAATATATGGGCAGGTACTTCTAACGGATTAGCCTACTTTCCTTCGCGTCCGCAGTTTTTTCATGAGTACCCGCGCATATTAGAAAACAAAATCCCACTTTCTAATTCCAACTTAACAGGCTTTGCTGAGGACAATCAAAAACGCATTTGGGTAGCTACCGCAAAGCATATCTCTTATTGGAACAAAACCGATTATGATACCCTACCTCTTCCGCCGCCGAAAGAACCGGTTTTCAATAAGTCAATCAAAAACATGTCAAACATACGCAGTATAGCCTTTTTGGAAAATACCATATACGCAGGCACTTGGGGCGCAGGCATCTATAAAATTAATCCCGACAACAGAAAAGCCGAGTATCTATCGCCCGCCCTGCTTAACGAAGACAAGGAGGATAAATTAGAAATTGAGAAGCCATTAAGTCAATCACTGCCTTTTATTAGGCAAGCCAAAACAGATGAAGCAGGCAATCTTTGGGCAATAGATTGGGGGATAGGTTTAGACCTTTTGCGCTACAACCCGCGCACGCAAACATTCAGACGGTATCTGGTTGATAGATCTAACAAGAATTGTTTTGCCGACACAAGCGGCGTAGCAGGCGGGCAGTTGATGAGTTTTGCCATCAGCCCCGAAAGAATATATGTAGGTTCGGAGGTAAGCGGGCTGTATCAGTTTGACCGAAAAAAACTTTGCTTTGAGCGGCGTTACAGTTACGATGCCGCCAACCCTAAATCTATTTCCAGCAACAAAGTAATTACGGTATTTGTCAGCAAGGCAGGAGAAGTTTGGGCAGGCACGGAAAACGGACTCAATCGCCTGAAAAAAGACGGCACCTTTGAGCGCTTCCAAAACTTCCCGAACAATTACATTGTCGCCATTGAAGAAGACAACAAAGGCTTTTTGTGGATAGCTACACAAAACGGACTTTGTAGATTCAATCCACGAGACGGAAAATACATTTACTACAACGAACACAACGGGCTGCAAAGCGGCGGCTTTAATGATAACGCCATTTTCAAAAGCAGCAGCGGCGAAATTTACGTAGGCGGCGCCAACGGTTTTAACTACTTCCATCCCGACAGTGTTATTGCCCGACAAAAGCAAACCGCGCCGCGCGTGGTGCTCACCCACTTGAAAGTGATGAACAAGGAATATGTGTCGCAAGATACGGCATTAGAGTTTCACAAGGCGATTACATTGGCACACGACGAAAACGACCTGCAACTCACCTTTGCGGCTTTGGATTTAAGCGCACCTGCCAACAACCGCTATCAGTACAGGCTTATCCTGAAAAACGACGGCTGGTTTAACCTGTTCAGCCGCCCCGATACAACATGGATAAGCATGGGTAACAATAACCTGCTCAACCTGCCCCGCGTGAGTTTCGGCGAGTATGTGCTGGAAGTGCGCGCCTCTGCCGCCCCCGACATCTGGAGCAGCGGCGAGCAAATGCTCCGCTTGTACTTAACCGTTTGCCCACCTTTTTATGCCGCCAAAGCCTTTGTTTTCGGAGCGGCGCTCTTGCTGGCAGGCGGCATTTTTGCCGCCGTGCGATACCGCGAAAGAAAAAAACGCAAAGAGCTTGAACAACGCAACCTTCAGTTACAACGAGAAGTGGATAAGGCTACCGCCGAATTGAGAGAAAAAAACGAAGAACTGGCAAAGCAAAAAGAAGAAATCAGTGCGCAGGCGGAAGAGCTTAAAACCCAAAATGAACTCATTGAAAAGCAGCGGCAAGAACTGGCAGACCTACGGACTTCGCAATCGCACGACACCAAGAATAATTACCAACGCCTTATAGAGCTGATTAAGGAAGAAATAAAGTACCAAACCGACCCTAAAGCTATAGAATCGCTTGAAAAAATTGCTACTGTCGCTTCTATTCGTGCTCACTTGTCGCGCAGAATTTATGAGGAACAAAAAAAAGATGCTACCTATCGGTACGACCTGCCTACCTACATTAATGAAATCATCTACGAACTTAGTAGCATTGCCGCCGGCAGCAATTTTGATGAGTTGCAATGGAGTACTTCGGTGGAAAATATGCAGTTGCAACCCAAAGAAATGAGCGGTTTGGAACGCATTATGAACGAACTTTACCACAATGCCGAAAAGTATTTGCGAAATTTGCCCTATGCGCCTCATATCCACATTGCCATCAAAAAAACCGATACGGGCTGGATGTTTACTTACCAAGACAATGGCAGCGGCTACCCTGAAGCCGTGCTGCAAAAAGGTGCCAGCGCACTTGCCGACCTGTACCGCACATCCGGCGACCTTTACGGAGAGATGCGTATTGCCAATAACAATGGTGCTTATTTTGAGTTAATTGTTAATAATAGTACCGATAACAAACAGAAACGACAACAACCTCAACAGGCATAGCGATATGGAAATTTTTATATTGGAAGATGACCCGCCTTTTGCCCGCGGATTGGCCGACCAATTGGGAAAATGGAACCATACGGTAGCCTTTCATGCACGCAGCTACGAAGAAGCTGTAGAGTGGTTAGCAAACACGCAACAACTACCCGATGCGGCTATTCTGGACTTATGCCTTGGCGATGAAGACAACCGCGAAGGTTTTGACGTTGCCGAACTTTTGGCAGAAAAGTATCACGTACCTTTTATTTTCTACTCCGGGCTGGACGATGGCTCTACTGCCAGATTAGTTGATCAATACGAGGCCGAGCACTTTGCTAAAGGTGATATACGCAGCCTAAAAAACGCTTTGATACGCATACAAGCCCGTAACAAACACACACCTAAACAAACAAGCTACGACACAGCACACATCCGCATTACCGACACGGAAAACCGCGGCGTAGAGTTATTCATTCCTATAGCAAAGATTGTTTGGATAGATACGCAAGCCGGCAACAGGGCATCGCGTATTGAGCTGCGCGTTACTGACGGGAAGAAAATCACCTCCTACAAAAATGGGCATACTTTGAGCAGTTTCCTTGAAGAATTAGATAAGGAATTCCCACAACTGAACCTTTCTAACGTTTTTATCCGAATTAACAAATATACGATTATCAACAAGCATTACATCAGCAAGCGCGTGAGCGACGAAATATATCTGGGAGAAAAATCTTTTACTATTGGCGACACCTACAAGGAGGAACTCAAAAAATACCTGCCGCCCAAAATCTAAGCCTTTTGCAACACCCAAATACCCCTTTGCTACAGGTGCGTATAGCGACACTGAGGGACTGCTTAATATTGAAATAGCATTAAGCAAGTTTGTTTCACGTTAACCCTCAATCGCTATGAAAAAAGGCTTTATTCCTCCCAAAGGCTTCAACACCCGCAAGCACTTGCTTGCCGATGCGCCCTATGTACGACTGTTATCCCAAAAGCTACACGCCAAAATAGCAACTGATTGGGCTGAAAAATGGCAGCCGCTTAATTTAGGCAGTTCACTTGCAGATTGTCGCGGCATCCGCAGCTACTCGGCTTTCATCAGCCAACTGGGTGATGACATTCTTGCCGTCTATAACCAACAAGGACATAACGAAAAAATAGGTATCAGCGAATCATCGCTTAAACGCCTGCTGGACAGTAAGCGCTTGCCCTCTTTCTTGCAAGTATCAATCAAAAAGATGCTGATGGCTTATATCGGTTATGCTTCGTGGGAAGAGTTCCAACAAAAACACAGCGACGAAATTAATAGTTTCCCAGCATCGGAAGTTGTGCCGTCGCTGCCTGCTCAGCAAGTGCTGTTGATTGCTGTTTCCTATACGGGTTCCGTCCGTGCCTATCGCTTTCGCAACGTAAATTACACAACGGCCACCGCTTCGGGCTGATGCCGTGCCATAGCTTTGCTTCATTCAACGCGAATATACTTTAAACCTAATAACCTGACAGGTGTCCAATACCTGTCAGGTTTAAATGCTTTGTTTTCAACAACTTAAATAAAAATTTTCGCAAAATCACGCGAGTTTTGCGATAGAATCGTAGAAAAATTTAATTTGATTCGGTATTGCACCTGTAGGGACAGGGGATGCCCGTTGCACGTCGCCTGTCCCTACAAATCTAATTGCTCAACTTCTGCGCCTTATCCATCTCAACTTTGTTAAATTTGCCTGAATCTCCACTCAGACAAATACGAAAATGATTACACTTGGCGACAAAGAATACTTCCCCGGCATCGGCGCAATTCCCTACGAAGGTGCAGACTCCGACAATCCGCTGGCTTTTAAATATTATGATGCCAACCGCGTGGTAGCAGGCAAAACGCTCAAAGAACACCTGCGTTTTGCGGTAGCCTATTGGCATTCGTTCTGTGGCACAGGCAGCGACCCGTTCGGTGTACCGACCAAAGATTTCCCTTGGGCAACCGCCTCCGACCCCATTGCCCAAGCCAAGGAAAAAATGGATGCGGCTTTTGAATTTATCACCAAGTTAGGCGCAGGCTTCTACTGCTTCCACGACTTTGACGTAGTGGAAGAAGGCACATCAATAGCCGAAAGCGAGCGCCGGATGCGCATCATGACCGATTATGCAAAAGCCAAACAGCAGGCTTCGGGCGTGCAGTTGCTGTGGAACACCGCTAATTTGTTCAGCCACCGCCGCTACATGAACGGCGCAGCCACCAATCCCGATTTTAGTGTAGTTGCTTATGCGGGTGCGCAGGTGAAAAACGCCTTAGACGTTTGCATTGAGCTTGGCGGGGCAGGCTATACCTTCTGGGGCGGGCGCGAAGGCTACCTCAGCCTGCACAATACCGACATGAAGCGCGAATTGGAACACATGGGGCGTTTCCTCACCATGGCACGCAACTACGCCCGCAAGCAGGGTTTCAAGGGCTATTTCTACATAGAGCCCAAACCCGCAGAACCCAGCAAGCACCAATACGATTTTGACGCAGCCACTTGCATCGGCTTTTTGCGCCAATACGGCTTGCAGGACGATTTCCGCCTCAACTTAGAAACCAACCATGCCACCTTGGCGGGGCATAGTTTCCAGCATGAGTTGCGCGTAGCGGCCGATGCGGGTATGTTTGCCAGCATAGATGCCAACCGCGGCGATTACCAGAACGGATGGGACACCGACCAGTTCCCCACCGACCTGTTTGAACTCACCGAAGCCATGCTGATTATTTTGGAAGCAGGCGGATTTACGAGCGGCGGCATTAACTTTGATGCGAAAACGCGCCGCAATTCAACCGATTTGGAAGATTTGTTTATTGCCCACATCGGCGGAATGGATGCCTTTGCCCGTGCACTGATGATTGCTGACAACATTCTCAAAAAATCGCCGTACCTGCAAATGCGCCAAAACCGCTATGCGAGC from the Rhodoflexus caldus genome contains:
- a CDS encoding TRL-like family protein, which translates into the protein MFKTIKTILSLLATAAVMSGCALTLPVNATSNTIGSKVGTAKATGYFGVLFFDADASIRTAAKNGGITKISTVDIKHTSVLNIIVTYETIRPFGW
- a CDS encoding ligand-binding sensor domain-containing protein, encoding MKSYILPTVALSLLLYFLSSTELWAQTPPKFHRLTTADGLPSNGITAIFEDKTGFLWIGTDAGLARYDGKNMQIFQHQPDNKNSIADNTIYKITQDGKGNMWILTGTHLNQYDPVLQQWKYYPRLSPYGMLEQAILFADHDGNIWWLKKNEVSRDSVSIAYVYQSYRVKTGEIKDYVCRFSLPKQDTSKKQNVYPNLLEYKGELYAAGGFMKYDKARDTFVQIYAGEGLPYNLRTFAMTHDEYGNVYYFGAERGREIWHYDLNNHKIQLVANSPLQKDIPFPNRHYMQSAGTTFAALYDNLSRRIWLASFGGLVEIDLEKKRHFLHTPNDFDNFSLPNPQVVALFRDTNGNIWAGTSNGLAYFPSRPQFFHEYPRILENKIPLSNSNLTGFAEDNQKRIWVATAKHISYWNKTDYDTLPLPPPKEPVFNKSIKNMSNIRSIAFLENTIYAGTWGAGIYKINPDNRKAEYLSPALLNEDKEDKLEIEKPLSQSLPFIRQAKTDEAGNLWAIDWGIGLDLLRYNPRTQTFRRYLVDRSNKNCFADTSGVAGGQLMSFAISPERIYVGSEVSGLYQFDRKKLCFERRYSYDAANPKSISSNKVITVFVSKAGEVWAGTENGLNRLKKDGTFERFQNFPNNYIVAIEEDNKGFLWIATQNGLCRFNPRDGKYIYYNEHNGLQSGGFNDNAIFKSSSGEIYVGGANGFNYFHPDSVIARQKQTAPRVVLTHLKVMNKEYVSQDTALEFHKAITLAHDENDLQLTFAALDLSAPANNRYQYRLILKNDGWFNLFSRPDTTWISMGNNNLLNLPRVSFGEYVLEVRASAAPDIWSSGEQMLRLYLTVCPPFYAAKAFVFGAALLLAGGIFAAVRYRERKKRKELEQRNLQLQREVDKATAELREKNEELAKQKEEISAQAEELKTQNELIEKQRQELADLRTSQSHDTKNNYQRLIELIKEEIKYQTDPKAIESLEKIATVASIRAHLSRRIYEEQKKDATYRYDLPTYINEIIYELSSIAAGSNFDELQWSTSVENMQLQPKEMSGLERIMNELYHNAEKYLRNLPYAPHIHIAIKKTDTGWMFTYQDNGSGYPEAVLQKGASALADLYRTSGDLYGEMRIANNNGAYFELIVNNSTDNKQKRQQPQQA
- a CDS encoding LytR/AlgR family response regulator transcription factor codes for the protein MEIFILEDDPPFARGLADQLGKWNHTVAFHARSYEEAVEWLANTQQLPDAAILDLCLGDEDNREGFDVAELLAEKYHVPFIFYSGLDDGSTARLVDQYEAEHFAKGDIRSLKNALIRIQARNKHTPKQTSYDTAHIRITDTENRGVELFIPIAKIVWIDTQAGNRASRIELRVTDGKKITSYKNGHTLSSFLEELDKEFPQLNLSNVFIRINKYTIINKHYISKRVSDEIYLGEKSFTIGDTYKEELKKYLPPKI
- the xylA gene encoding xylose isomerase, with the protein product MITLGDKEYFPGIGAIPYEGADSDNPLAFKYYDANRVVAGKTLKEHLRFAVAYWHSFCGTGSDPFGVPTKDFPWATASDPIAQAKEKMDAAFEFITKLGAGFYCFHDFDVVEEGTSIAESERRMRIMTDYAKAKQQASGVQLLWNTANLFSHRRYMNGAATNPDFSVVAYAGAQVKNALDVCIELGGAGYTFWGGREGYLSLHNTDMKRELEHMGRFLTMARNYARKQGFKGYFYIEPKPAEPSKHQYDFDAATCIGFLRQYGLQDDFRLNLETNHATLAGHSFQHELRVAADAGMFASIDANRGDYQNGWDTDQFPTDLFELTEAMLIILEAGGFTSGGINFDAKTRRNSTDLEDLFIAHIGGMDAFARALMIADNILKKSPYLQMRQNRYASFDSGAGADFEQGKLSLEDLHRIASESPEPKLISGKQELYENIINQYIR